The Macaca mulatta isolate MMU2019108-1 chromosome X, T2T-MMU8v2.0, whole genome shotgun sequence DNA window TCTCATCTCTGGCCATGAGATGGTCATAGTTCTAGGCGTCAAATGCTGTTCTACGACCAATTGATCTTGATCTCTTCCTAgagctgattttaaaaatcattcttttagAATCTGCCTCTCTGATATGCTCACTCTGAATTTGTTATTTGTATCAGAAATAAACTCATGTATATATTAAACTAGCAAAAATGTGGAATTATTTTAGCAATTTGTATGGAAATGTTTCTAAGGAGCAGGGTGAGATTGTACCTCTACTTATGACATTTATAACTGCAGACATCTATTTAGCTTATATGTATGCATTCCAGGAATTCAAGCAAAGGGCAAAAGATCGTGATGCTTTCCATGTCATTCAGGATTGCAGTGGTTTGccatacaaataaagaaaattaagtaaaagTGGGAAGACCTGTAAAATACAGTGGACAGATTGTTTATGGCTAACAGAAAATACAGAGTTCCTTTTCATAAGAGAGTTGGACAGAAGAAACAGtatttttcatattcttatttGCAAAAACTTTTCTAATATGTCATTAAGTAAAATCTGATCACAAATACAGCCTTTTCTCCTGTAAGAGCTGTCCTAACTCTTCTGTTTAGCTACACTTGCATaagtattttcaatttctttgtctTCAGGACACGTGTAGGTAAATTCTTCACGGGCATAGGCATTGTGGAGATAACGCCAGACTCCTGAGAATTCTGCTGGAATGTCAAAGTCACGATATTTCTTGGCAGCAACCTagaattttgcaaaaaaaaagaggaaaaagaaaggcatCAGTAATATGTCTACTATGTAGAAATATATCTCAGAAGTCAAGATTATCAAAGGCATCTTATCGACACAAAAAGCACTATAAAATAAACTATGAAGTAGACTCGAATCTTGGACTATTTTGATGTTTTGTCTACAAATGTTGACAAAACCATATGCTTACAATCATGTTTATATTGATTCCATATTTAATTATGACTATATTTAGTGAAAGGAAGCACAGAAAATGAGCACATATCCACCACCACTAGACTAAGAGTTTATTTAGAGTCTTGTCTTATTTCTTTACGTATTCTCTGTGTTTGGCATAGGACTCAGAGAGTATATTCTGCATAAGTctgtgcaataaatatttgttaaatttatgatTAATTCATCATAATATGAATAGCCCAAATTGGTTATTCCCTATTATGatctaggcactgttctaagcattttaaatgctttaatttatttaattctcttaACAATTCTGTAAAATAGGTAATATTATTatcctttataaaataaagacaagacaGTGGAAAATACCTTCtgatttagaaagaaagaaacaagttttggccgggcgcggtggctcatgcctgtaattctagcactttgggaggtcaaggcaggcggatcacttgagcccaggagttcaagaccagcctgcgcaacatggtgaaaccctgtctctacaaaaagtacaaaaaattagccaggtgtagtggcatgcacctgtagtctcagctactcaagaggctggggtgggaagactgcttgagccttggaggtgggggttgcaataagccttgatcatgccactgcactccaacctgggtgacagagcaagatcctatctcaaaaaagaaaaagaaaaaaagaaacaagttttaaTACTTCCCAGAAGAGATCATTATGGATTTTCTgtctaaagagaaaaaagagatgtAGATACTacacatgatgatgatgatgataatgacaaaGCTATAATATAATAATACTGCACTGGAAGGTCACTGTGCTTTGTGCTGGCAACTGGCAAACCCCTCCCACCCATTCAGCCTGCCCTATAAAGACTTACTTTAATAATGTTCAGCTTGGGTAACAAGCTACAATCAGCCAGTGTTAGCTGATCCCCATCCAAGAATAGTCTTCTGGAAACTGTGGGTTCCTCAGCACTGTCTGGATCAATTTCATCCAGAAGTGGGGTGTTTAAGTAGTCATCCAGACGCTTGAATTCTTTGAGCAGAGATTTTTCAAAATCTGAGGCAATGAAGGACTTGTAAATGTATTGTCTTTTGACTAAATACAGTCTAAATATGCTTTCCTCACATTTAGACACCTCTATCTATACATACTGCTTACACTGGCTCTTCAACATCTAGTTAACTATTTAGAATGCTCAACTACTCACTGATACGACAAAGTAAGATCAAATAGTGAGTGTAAATCTTTTGGGCTTTTCTTAGGGAGGTGCATTGTCAGgagagtaaaagaaagaaaagtgatacATGTTATCCAACTCAGAAGAGttagaaagtgaaagaaaaaacacagttCTTGTGACTCAGAGGACAATAAACCTATTTAAGAATGTTCATGGGAAATGGTAGGTGCTACAGTTTAAGAAACCTTAAAGGTACACCGTCTTGCAGTTAGTTCACATCTGGTAATTGCTATATTGAATCTTGAGTTCTAAATCTAATAAAACTTCATGCAAGGGAATTTCAGAGGAGAGAACAGACAATGAGGGGAAGACTAGGCTAGTCCCccaaatatactatatattcagGAAAATTCTATTTTTGCTGAGTGAGAGtatgaaaagtgaagaaaaatggaGATTTAAAGAAAGGTATCTTACTCTTATTTGCCTCCTTTTGTGTATTCTTAATGTATGCAGAAAACTTGGCAAAGAGGTTACAGCCCACATCAAAAGACTCCTTGTACTTGGGACTCAGGTGAGGGTACCTTAAAAAGAAACACGAGTCAACTATCATTTGCACATAACATGACAGAGACCAGGTGCCCTAGCTTGCACTATACTGAAAATGGAAGTTCTGGAAAATTGCGCTGGAAACTAAACACCCTTAGAAGTCTCTCAGtagaagtttatatttttttccaatctcAGAACACTTTAGTTTCTAAAGTTCACAGGGAAATCAGTTGTCTGGAATCCAAAGCTCATTTATCTatttcggctgggcgcagtggctcacgcctgtaatcccagcactttgggaggctgaggtggctggatcacctgaggtcaggagtttgagaccagtctggctaacatggtgaaaccccgcctctactaaaaacacaaacattagctgggcgtggtagtgggcgcctgtagtcctagctactcagggggctgaggtaggagaactgcttgaagttggcaggtggaggttgcagtgagctgagatcgtgccattgcactccagcctgggggacaaaagtgaaactcagtctcaataaaaaagaaaagaaaaagaaaactatgattTCAAATATTGCAACTTATAAAACAAATGATGGAATAAATTGGAtggagaaaatgggaaaaaagtaGCCAAGATATCCTCTCTTAGTAATACAAAGCTCAGTTagcataattaaataaaataatgtaataatataatTCGCCACACTAACAAATGCAATAAGAAAACCTATATGATAATGACTAGATGTGGAAAAGTATTCAAGAAAAAATCAGCACCTCATGGAGATATCTGtgctcccatgttcactgcagcgtTACTCACAAAAGTCAACatatagaaacaacctaagttCCCATCAATACATGAATGGATAtagaaattgtgatatatatatgtatactagaATATGAATCAgccttaaaaataatgaaatcctgtcatttgcaacaacatggatgaacctggatgACATtgtggtaagtgaaataagccaggcacagaaagacaaatactctaTGATCTCACTTACGTGTGGCTTCTTTAAAAggtcaaatatatagaaaaaagaatagaGCAGTGATTACCACGGACAGTGGGGGGAGGAAATAGGGAGATGTAGGTCGaagggtacaaagttacagttatgTAGAATGAGTAAGTCTAGAGATGTAATGTATAATATGAAGACTAATAATATTGCATACTGAAAATTTGCAAAGGATAGATTTTCGGTGCTCTTACCATATAAAAAGGGTAACTATATGAAgcgatggatatgttaatttgcttgactgtagtaatcattgcactatgtatatgtatatcaagaCATCATGtgatataccttaaatatatacaatacaaACAAAGGCTAAAACACTCAATTCCTTTTCATAACACAAAAAACTCACTGCAAGCTAGAAGTGGTCAGGTCAAAAACTTAGGTATCTAACCtgattcctctctttccctctaaCTTGACATTTGATCTATCAGCAACTCTGGTCAGCTTACCTTTCAAAATGTATCCAGAATCTGTccacctcccctgcccctgcccagttCAAAGCCTATATTACTGTAACATCCTCCTGACTATTATCCCTACTCCCATACTTGTCCCTCATACACCTGGAATATTCTCCACCCATAGACAGAGCAATCATGTTAAAATGTAAGTCATATCATGCCTTTCCCCTACTCATTATCCTGCAATGTCCTCATCTCAGAGTTAGAGCCCAAGTACTCATAGTGGTCTACAAGAACCCACATGATATGAGCCACCTTCTTTCCCACCCAATTAACCACCCAGAAGCCAGAGTGATGGCTTTCCCCTACTCAGTACTCTGCAATTGTCTTATCTTATTGAGTCACAGCCTAATTCATTACAGTAGCCTATAAGGACCCACATGATATGATCCCACCTTACCTCTCTTCTCTCATATCCCTCACTCGCTCAATTATGACACAGACTTTCTTGCTATCATTCAAATAGGCCTGGAAAGCTCCTGCCCCAGAGCCTTTTAACTTGGTCTGCCCTTAGATGAGGGAGACATATGCATTTTCTCTCACATATGTGCATGCCTTGCTCCCACTTTTCCTTCAGGTCTTTTTCATGGGTATCTCTTTCTAGTGAAGCCTTTCTCTGGACGCTCAATGTAACACTGCAACGTCACTCCTTTCCATAATATCACTActtctctcttttgctttatttttctctttagcagGACAGTTTTAAATTACCTGTGTTATgccttccccaaccccaggcaacACAGTATGGAGAGAGATGCCCTTTCTTTGGGAGAAGAAGAAGTAAGTGAACACCAGACTTTGCCTTAGACCCAAACACTGAGCCCAAAAAGTCTAGCCCTGGACAGGCCATGATTACCCCAGACTTTAGGCTGGTCCCCACAGACTTGGGCACTAGGCCAGCCCTTGTAGCCCCAATGTCCAGGCCATCCCTGCAGATGTAGTCTCCCATCCTTGGGCCAGTAGCCCCAGACTCCAGACTTCCTTCAGCAGCAGGTCATACCTCCAGGCTTGCACCCCTCCAAGACAGCCCCTTCACTTCAGGACAGCCACTGTACCCCCAGATTCAGCTTTCAGGCCCTCTCCATCACAAGACTAGCATGTTTGGACCCCAGTTTAAGGCAAATACCCACAGACCCAGTATCCAGACCAACTCAGCTCCAGGCTGGCCTTCACACTCCCAGGCTTTGAGTCTGTCCCAGTGCCACATTGACACCCATGGACCTCAGCTCCAGGCTGGCCCCCATGGCCTCAGGTACCAGGTCAGCACCCAAAGATTCAGCCTCCAATATAGCCCTTATGGGTACAGACTCCAGGCCATCCCTGGTGGCCCCAGATTTCAGGCTGGCCCATTCAAGCTCAGGCTTCAGGCCCAGACCAGGCTCCAACCCAGCCCAAAAAAGGCTGGCCCACACAGCCCTAGGCTTCAGGTCCAACCCAGTACTAAGCTGGCCTCTTCAACCCCAGACTTTGAGCAACagtagcagaatacacattattttcaagtgcatACAGAATATTcaccaggatagatcatatgttaggccacaaaacaattcttaaccacttaagaagattgaaattatatcaattattttttccaaccacaatgaacatccttgtcttgtttctgatcttaaggGGAAAAACTTCAGTCCTTCACTATTGAGTACAATGTCagctgtgggtttttctttttttgttgttgttttattggGTATTTTATTATGTCAGGAAATGTGCTAAGTGCTATAAATGCATGATCATATTTCATCTGtgcaatgtatttttttcatttctttttttattatactttaagttctagggtacatgtgcacaacgtgcaggtttgttacatatgtacacatgtgccatgttggtgtgctgcacccattaactcatcatttacattaggtatatctcctaatgctatccctcccccttcaccccaccccacaacaggcccccgtgtgtggtgttccccttcctgtgtcccagtgttctcattgttcaattcctacctatgagtgagaacatgcagtgtttggttttttgtccttgtgatagtttgctgagaatgatggtttccagctgcattcatgtccctacaaaggacatgaactcatccttttttatggctgcatagtattccatggtgtatatgtgccacattttcttaatctagtctatcattgatggacatttgggttggttccaagtct harbors:
- the CLIC2 gene encoding chloride intracellular channel protein 2 — protein: MSGLRPSTQVDPEIELFVKAGSDGESIGNCPFCQRLFMILWLKGVKFNVTTVDMTRKPEELKDLAPGTNPPFLVYNKELKTDFIKIEEFLEQTLAPPRYPHLSPKYKESFDVGCNLFAKFSAYIKNTQKEANKNFEKSLLKEFKRLDDYLNTPLLDEIDPDSAEEPTVSRRLFLDGDQLTLADCSLLPKLNIIKVAAKKYRDFDIPAEFSGVWRYLHNAYAREEFTYTCPEDKEIENTYASVAKQKS